A segment of the Doryrhamphus excisus isolate RoL2022-K1 chromosome 7, RoL_Dexc_1.0, whole genome shotgun sequence genome:
AGTCGCttcatctgaagcttgttgttgcGATTAATCGATAATCAGTTCAACCCTGGATGGACCTAATCAAtgtgaaccaaacacaaacagattttacatttaaaaaactattCATGGCATCCAAAAATAATtgctgattaattggataatggattaatcattgattaatcattgagCCCTAAAGAATAACATGTACAGCTAACAAATTACAATGTGAGGGGATCATGGTGCAGCCTGTAAGCCTAGCCCACAAGCGGTCGTACGCTCGGCCTCTGTGCAAGAAAATGCAAGAAAGGCAGCAATGGCGTGCACGTGACACGCTGATTTTGGATTTTTCCGACTTGCGGGGTCCGCATTTGCATCGTGAGCCATGCGTGCACCCCACATACGTAATTACTGCAGCTAACGCAGGTTCGGATGTTTCTTATATCCTCCAGGCCTGTCCAGATCTTACTCCTTATTGGTCACCACAACTACGTTCTCCACAAACAGACTTTTCATTTGAGGAAGGCCAAAAATCACATGCCAAATAATCGTAACAACCTAGCCTAGTCAGCTCGCGCTGGAGGTTAGCAGGCTAGCGCTGGGGGTTAGCAGGCAAGCGCTGGAGATGTCTACATGACCCGCACTGCTTGCCTCTCGCCTGGGAGCTAGTGCTTttgcaactatggtgcgttcaaggaccaacAGTTGATGAAAAAGATGCTCAGTGAAGCACGCCAGATGCCCCCCCTTGTGTTAATCCCACCCAAGTGGGTGCGCAGACTGAGCTGCTCACGAAATTTGCAAAGTGCACTGGCCACACCCCTTTGGGGTGGTGTAGGCGTGGCAAAAGGCAGGTGCGCTCTGCCTGCGTCTGgtctacaaaattagagcccgaTGTGTTTTCAGAGAAAAACAAGATATTTgggattaaaacaaaaaactatatgTGCTTTAACAAAAATCCACACCTATGTGGGAACATGAATGCTGACATAAGGCACGTGTCCAAATACATGGAGGTACAGCGTTCAACACACCTGAGCCAGGTGAAGCAGGAATGGAGATGAGGAGGCGAGGCTTTGAGACCCGCCTCTGTGTTCTGTGTCGTTCAATCCAGAGAAGGAGGAAAGCAGATGTCCCACGGAGTGAAAAGCCCCCGTCTTCAGCGACAACTGTCCTGGGTGGAACAACAAAGGCGACCCGAGCTCAAAACAGCTGGAGCGAGCCACAGTCGGCAGATGTGTCCATGAGCGTTGTGTTTCCGTAGACATGAGAGGCGGATCTGTCGGGCCATCTTTGAGTTTGCTACGTGAGGGGTCCATGCCCGCCGAGAGCGCTGGATCCTCTGTGTCCGTCTTCACACTGAAGACTGAAGACTCAGCCCAAGAACTGCTGACTTCACCCGCATCCTCCCTTGGCAGCTCAATATCTGAATCGCTTCCAGCGTTCTCATCTGTTGGGAACATGTGATTGGGAGTGAAAACGGTCATGTCAGATGATGTAATCACAGTCGGGCCTCACAGCATCACTGTTCGATTATCCTTCCTCGCTATAGCGCCGTTTTCCCCAAGCTGTTTGGTGCCAGACTATGGTCTATGATTCGTCAAAGAAATGGACAGACAAGTTATATGTgctcactaggtggcagtaatgacattagcttacatgacattaccttaacacagTTCCACaccataaaatgaaaaaatgttctcctcccatcctgtgtggaagtggtatgtttttggcttcttacgcttaaaataaatatactgcttagcatgctagtggccatcttgagtccctgcagcatcagAGTTGCAATGTGTGTGAACACTGAATGACAGCAGtgtctaatgatgttaaaaggcgtatttagaaggtcatcaacaggttttctatgctctaactacaaatgTATTCTATGTATTAAGATTGAATACTATGTCACAGACATTCATTGAACGCCTATAAACCAGTGAACCGCGATAAGCGAAGCACGACTGCACATAGCTCCACGGTGAAAAAGCACGGCAGCGTGATGGCACAGCAACTTGTGGTTGGGATCTACTCTGAACAACTTAGCCggctgtgttgttgttgagtCCATTATTCATGTCCCTGCAAACACGCTGGGTGACGCCCTGTCAGACTCATGATGCACGCAATGCCTGCatccacacacccgtgggcataACATGAAAGACTCCTCATtgatgaattaaatattttggtaataggatcatagaaaacctgttttttaacacgattagagccctctagacatgaaataacacccctatagtcacctttacactcctgttaaaCAGTATAGCAAAAATAATTGGGGAAGATAAGGCATAAATAAGAGCTACATACGTCTTGTGCTtgtatgtgttgctgtaaatgtgttccagtgttAGAAGAGCTGACTggggcaggaagtgacgtcaaggGTGGAGAGTTTTAGCTGGGCGTAGGTTACAGCGACAAGAGTGGCCCCTGTGTTTGTTTGGGAtcattgtgtctgttgtgagacgactgaaagctgcaataaaagccatcaggtctggtgcttgtgtgtctcagacGCATCTATTGACTACAATCTATTATCTACAATACTGCATATGAGTATGAATGCTCTACTGAATGCCTAATATTTCTTTTTAAGCTTGAAAATTCATTTGGGTAAAAAGATGTGTCAAATGAGCTTTGACATGCATACTAGTAGGAGGCTGTTTTTATGaattttgaatgttttgaaaAAGCATGATAAGAGGGAAGTTGTGAAACTTGAAGCACAACGTGGctagggattactgtattgtggtatatattatattgttatcgCAGGATATTGATTGTTTGGTCATCACTTTGTCAAGCAATGGAGGCAATAATGGCATGCAGGACAcagctgcaaccagcagaggtgctgtctATCCGGTCTTACGATAAAGCTACATCACAGTCTCCGGGGTTCAGCTAGGTTGCGTTCCAAACACAGGGTCATGTTGTGTCGAGAATGCACACAGGGAAAGAAAAGCTATGGTGTCACCTTGACCGTTTGGCCTGGACGTGGTAGCCCAGTATCGCTGAGGAGAATAAAATGGGTCACTGGTGCCAGGCTGGTCCCACGAGTCGTCTGAATCTGTTTTGTTCTCCGGCAGCGGGGATATGCTGAAAGGATTGTTCCTGCAGATAGGGAGATAGAGATGGGGGGTTTCAAGGCAACCAAGAGTTCTGTGCTTCCACATCCACGCAGGCTGACCTCTTTTCTCGTCTTCCATTGCCCGTGTCCCTGAATCCTTTGGCGAAGGGGTTGTTGTCGATTTTCAGCTGCGTGATCTTGTCAGGAGAAGATAACGGATGAGTGACTCGATGAAGTGGATACCTGAGCACAATGCTGGAGGCAGACAGCCACCGGCCCATATCGGCCGAGGTGCAGTACCTTCTCGTTTTGGTAAGCGGTGACGGCGATGAACTCCGTCTCTGGGAAGACGTACGTCAGGAAGGTGCTGTATGGAAGCTTCATGATGTCGTTGGCTCGCACGATGTGGAACCTGGGCTGGTATTTATGCATGGAATTCAGAATGGTCTAAGGAAGCAAAGATGAGTACGTTAGAAGGAGCATGTGACGCCATCGGACGTACAAGGCGACGTACGAATCCGTGCTTATCCGATACGTTGTTGGTGAGTTTGAGTTTATGGAAGGCGACGGCTCTGCTCATCCACTGCTCCCCCTTGGATGGACTGTCGGGATGGATGTACATGCGCTTCGGCATCTCCGGGTCGGCTTTCCCAGCCACGATCCAGCGGGAGTTGTGAAACTTGTATCGGAAGTCATCCACGGAGACGATGTCCATCAGCAGGATGTACTTGGATGTTTTGTCAAGGCCACTGACCTTTACTTTGAAAGCCGGGAACATCCTCCTGCAACAACCCATTTCTGAGATGAGATTTACCTCCTTTTCTGCCTTATACCAACTTTATTTGTCCAGCACAATTCATACAAAAGGACATTGAAACAGAAACGA
Coding sequences within it:
- the LOC131132695 gene encoding T-box transcription factor TBX2b-like isoform X2, which gives rise to MPKWRMFPAFKVKVSGLDKTSKYILLMDIVSVDDFRYKFHNSRWIVAGKADPEMPKRMYIHPDSPSKGEQWMSRAVAFHKLKLTNNVSDKHGFTILNSMHKYQPRFHIVRANDIMKLPYSTFLTYVFPETEFIAVTAYQNEKITQLKIDNNPFAKGFRDTGNGRREKRNNPFSISPLPENKTDSDDSWDQPGTSDPFYSPQRYWATTSRPNGQDENAGSDSDIELPREDAGEVSSSWAESSVFSVKTDTEDPALSAGMDPSRSKLKDGPTDPPLMSTETQRSWTHLPTVARSSCFELGSPLLFHPGQLSLKTGAFHSVGHLLSSFSGLNDTEHRGGSQSLASSSPFLLHLAQGISLPAFGGLLSHPWSYVASPAAMTPASTTSAFLRNRSFHSTLPWLRISPYQVPPAAASSHEPLTASSSSAKSGRSKWSNRESGPASDNQSTDQAGRQQTDLLDVKAPSEELKGVRDIGLDQSVPPLL
- the LOC131132695 gene encoding T-box transcription factor TBX2b-like isoform X1 yields the protein MAHYHFQAQRPSLPSPASLSAAQPSFHPAPCVTNLAASRAEAERRPASSEAGAHAALSRQPQATPLRPSRNLSDDPKVTLDSKDLWKEFHKMGTEMVITKSGRRMFPAFKVKVSGLDKTSKYILLMDIVSVDDFRYKFHNSRWIVAGKADPEMPKRMYIHPDSPSKGEQWMSRAVAFHKLKLTNNVSDKHGFTILNSMHKYQPRFHIVRANDIMKLPYSTFLTYVFPETEFIAVTAYQNEKITQLKIDNNPFAKGFRDTGNGRREKRNNPFSISPLPENKTDSDDSWDQPGTSDPFYSPQRYWATTSRPNGQDENAGSDSDIELPREDAGEVSSSWAESSVFSVKTDTEDPALSAGMDPSRSKLKDGPTDPPLMSTETQRSWTHLPTVARSSCFELGSPLLFHPGQLSLKTGAFHSVGHLLSSFSGLNDTEHRGGSQSLASSSPFLLHLAQGISLPAFGGLLSHPWSYVASPAAMTPASTTSAFLRNRSFHSTLPWLRISPYQVPPAAASSHEPLTASSSSAKSGRSKWSNRESGPASDNQSTDQAGRQQTDLLDVKAPSEELKGVRDIGLDQSVPPLL